A window from Suncus etruscus isolate mSunEtr1 chromosome 18, mSunEtr1.pri.cur, whole genome shotgun sequence encodes these proteins:
- the LOC125996045 gene encoding leukocyte elastase inhibitor-like: MDPLTSANTAFALELFSALSQEDPTANLFFSPFSVSSALAMVLLGTRGSTEAQLAKTLHLDTVKEIHSRFQSLNSDINKSGTSYILKVANRLYGEKTYKFLPEFLDSTKKMYGAELASVDFQHSFEEARQVINEWVKGQTEGKIQKMLAAGLVDSTTKLVLVNAIYFKGKWQQEFFREATEETTFRLNKKDTKKVMMMSQLNRFRQGYIRDLKVRVLELPYQDKELSMVILLPDDIEDATTGLQMIEKQMTLEKLSEWTNPQNMSVREAKVYLPRFKLEKKYTLNSHLAHLGLTQLFDPIQADLSGMSGSTDLFLSNIVQKSFLEMNEEGTKAAAATAAITVAKKCRVLCVEFKCDHPFLFLICHNASRTILFLGRFTSP, from the exons ATGGACCCCCTGACTTCAGCCAACACAGCCTTTGCACTGGAGCTGTTCAGCGCCCTGAGCCAAGAGGACCCCACAGCCAACTTATTCTTCTCGCCCTTCAGCGTGTCCTCAGCCTTGGCCATGGTACTATTGGGCACACGTGGCAGCACCGAGGCACAACTGGCAAAG ACTCTTCATTTGGACACAGTGAAGGAGATTCATTCGAGATTCCAGAGCCTGAACTCCGATATCAATAAGAGTGGCACTTCCTACATCCTGAAGGTTGCCAACAGGCTATATGGAGAGAAGACCTACAAGTTCCTCCCT GAGTTCTTGGATTCAACTAAAAAAATGTATGGTGCTGAGCTGGCCAGCGTTGACTTCCAGCATTCTTTTGAAGAGGCCAGGCAGGTGATCAATGAGTGGGTCAAAGGACAGACAGAAG GGAAAATCCAGAAAATGTTGGCCGCAGGGCTGGTGGACAGCACGACCAAACTGGTGCTGGTGAATGCCATCTACTTCAAAGGGAAGTGGCAGCAGGAGTTCTTCAGAGAGGCCACCGAGGAAACTACATTCAGGCTGAATAAG AAAGACACCAAGAAGGTGATGATGATGTCTCAGCTGAACAGATTTCGCCAGGGCTACATCAGGGACCTCAAAGTCCGAGTGTTGGAGCTTCCCTACCAGGACAAGGAACTCAGCATGGTCATCCTGCTGCCTGACGACATTGAGGATGCGACCACGGGCCTCCAGATG ATCGAGAAGCAGATGACTTTGGAGAAACTGAGCGAGTGGACGAACCCTCAGAACATGTCAGTTAGGGAGGCTAAAGTCTACCTGCCCAGGTTCAAGCTGGAGAAGAAGTACACCCTCAACTCCCACCTTGCCCATCTGGGCCTGACCCAGCTTTTTGATCCTATCCAGGCTGACTTGTCCGGCATGTCGGGATCCACAGACCTTTTCCTGTCCAACATTGTGCAAAAGTCCTTCTTGGAGATGAATGAGGAGGGCACAAAAGCAGCAGCTGCCACAGCTGCTATCACTGTAGCCAAAAAATGCAGGGTGTTATGTGTAGAGTTCAAGTGTGAccatcccttcctcttcctcatctgtCACAATGCCTCCCGCACCATCCTCTTTCTGGGCAGGTTTACTTCCCCGTAA